The following proteins come from a genomic window of Gimesia chilikensis:
- a CDS encoding efflux RND transporter permease subunit, with protein MLNWLIDFSLRHRALVILAAGLFAVVGAFSLQQLDIDAFPDTTPVQIQINTVAPSLASEEIERQITFPVEQAISGLPGLNQLRSISKFGLSQVVVIFDDGIDIYFARQLINERLSTVELPAGISRPQMGPVSTGLGEVFHYVLVYDGVDFSKVSKEERVKRLTELRTIHDWVVKPQLRSVRGVAEVNSWGGYEKQYQVRLDPERLFKYGLTFEQVSDALQTNNENVGGGTITDGSEMLLVHGVGRTVNIEEIKDIVITSEDGVPIRVRDVADVQIGHEIRRGAVTANGRGEAVLGLGFMLMGENSHDVTWSIKEKIQSIQETLPAGVKIQTVYDRTELIDHVIHTVQKNLFEGGLLVVAVLFIFLGNLRAGLIVAMAIPLSMLFAFSGMLKFGIAASLLSLGAIDFGLVVDSSVVMIENCVRHLAHNRDGRSRLQIIRDAAVEVRKPTMFGELIIMIVYLPILTLEGIEGKLFRPMAMTVIMALAGSMVLSLTLMPVLASLFLPKNIQEKEPLLIRVLKRLYAPVLRFTMHHKAFVIGSALLLLVSVFGLVAPNLGSEFVPRLSEGAITINVVRLAGTTMEESIRYNTKMEQVLLEKFPDEIAQVWSRIGTAEVATDPMGTELTDLFLTLHPRERWMRAETQEELTKLVQEELRDLPGPRLAMSQPIEMRMNEMISGVRSDVAAILYGDDLDLMVAKASEVERALQSIPGAEDVKVEQVSGQPVLQIRVKQDEIARYGITASTIMNLVRALGTHNVGEVYEGQLRFPLIIRLPEKARADPDAIRQILVATPSGERIPLSRLATIEKVEGPNTIKRDWYQRRITIEANVRGRDLGSFVAEAQRVVDEKVQLPAGRYRIDWGGQFENLQRAQTRLMIVVPVALLMILSLLYMTYRNWVDSFRVFTGVPFAWIGGILALWIRDMPFSISAAVGFIALSGVAVLDDMLLVSTIRLLRRRGRSLDEAVEEAAMTRLRPILMTTLVASLGFVPMAFSTGMGAEVQRPLATVVIGGVCSAMIMSLLVLRVLYVVFNLPVESLHKNDDRGDDDGHRLEPDEPIEPELRHTPEPASI; from the coding sequence ATGCTTAATTGGCTCATTGATTTCTCGCTACGCCATCGTGCGTTAGTGATATTGGCGGCAGGTCTGTTCGCTGTCGTTGGTGCGTTTTCGCTTCAGCAACTCGACATCGACGCCTTCCCGGACACGACCCCGGTGCAAATCCAAATAAACACCGTTGCGCCGTCGCTGGCGTCGGAGGAGATCGAACGACAGATTACCTTCCCAGTCGAGCAGGCGATTAGCGGTTTGCCGGGACTCAATCAACTGCGATCTATTTCCAAGTTTGGATTGTCACAGGTCGTAGTCATTTTCGACGATGGCATCGACATCTACTTCGCTCGACAACTGATCAACGAACGGCTTTCAACAGTCGAACTGCCTGCCGGGATCAGCCGACCGCAGATGGGACCAGTGTCAACCGGATTGGGTGAAGTCTTCCACTACGTCTTGGTGTACGACGGCGTTGACTTCTCGAAAGTCTCGAAGGAGGAGCGTGTCAAGCGGTTGACCGAGTTACGAACGATTCACGATTGGGTCGTCAAGCCTCAATTGCGATCAGTGCGAGGGGTCGCCGAAGTCAACAGTTGGGGTGGTTACGAAAAGCAGTATCAAGTGCGGCTCGATCCCGAGCGGCTATTCAAGTATGGACTGACGTTTGAACAGGTCTCAGACGCGCTCCAAACCAACAACGAAAACGTCGGCGGCGGAACGATTACCGATGGCAGCGAAATGTTGCTCGTTCATGGCGTGGGACGAACGGTCAACATCGAAGAGATCAAAGACATTGTGATCACGTCCGAAGATGGCGTGCCGATCCGCGTCCGCGATGTCGCTGACGTGCAGATCGGCCACGAAATTCGTCGCGGAGCAGTCACCGCCAACGGTCGCGGCGAAGCGGTGCTGGGGCTGGGTTTCATGCTGATGGGCGAAAACAGTCACGACGTCACGTGGTCGATCAAGGAAAAAATCCAGAGCATTCAAGAAACGTTGCCGGCCGGCGTAAAGATTCAAACCGTCTACGACCGCACCGAGTTGATTGATCACGTCATTCACACCGTCCAGAAAAACCTGTTCGAGGGCGGACTGTTGGTGGTCGCGGTACTGTTCATCTTTCTCGGCAATCTGAGGGCCGGACTGATCGTGGCGATGGCGATTCCCCTATCGATGCTGTTTGCCTTCTCCGGGATGCTGAAATTCGGGATCGCTGCCAGCCTGCTGAGTTTGGGTGCGATTGATTTCGGTTTGGTCGTTGATAGCTCGGTCGTAATGATTGAGAATTGCGTGCGACATTTGGCTCACAATCGAGACGGGCGCAGTCGTTTGCAGATCATTCGCGACGCAGCGGTCGAGGTTCGCAAACCGACGATGTTCGGCGAACTGATCATCATGATCGTCTATCTGCCGATCCTGACGCTCGAAGGCATCGAAGGAAAACTGTTTCGACCGATGGCCATGACCGTCATCATGGCTCTTGCCGGCTCGATGGTTCTGTCGCTGACTCTCATGCCTGTCTTGGCTAGCCTGTTTCTCCCAAAAAACATCCAAGAAAAAGAACCGCTGCTGATCCGCGTACTCAAGCGGCTCTACGCACCCGTACTGCGGTTTACGATGCATCACAAGGCGTTCGTGATCGGGTCGGCCCTGCTCTTGCTCGTCAGTGTTTTCGGCCTCGTTGCTCCCAATCTTGGTTCGGAGTTCGTGCCTCGGCTTTCCGAAGGTGCCATCACAATAAACGTGGTGCGACTGGCCGGAACCACGATGGAGGAATCCATTCGCTACAACACGAAGATGGAGCAAGTGTTGTTGGAAAAGTTTCCGGATGAGATCGCACAGGTATGGAGTCGTATCGGGACAGCGGAAGTCGCAACCGACCCAATGGGTACCGAGCTGACCGATCTGTTTCTCACACTTCATCCGCGCGAAAGATGGATGCGGGCGGAGACGCAGGAAGAACTGACGAAGCTTGTGCAGGAAGAACTGCGTGACCTGCCCGGTCCACGACTGGCCATGTCACAACCAATCGAGATGCGGATGAATGAGATGATCTCGGGCGTCCGCTCCGATGTCGCTGCCATTCTGTACGGGGATGACCTTGACCTAATGGTCGCCAAAGCATCGGAAGTCGAGCGGGCCTTGCAGTCCATTCCCGGTGCCGAGGACGTCAAAGTCGAACAAGTTTCCGGCCAGCCGGTGCTCCAAATTCGAGTGAAGCAGGATGAAATTGCTCGTTACGGAATAACGGCCAGTACGATCATGAACCTCGTTCGCGCACTCGGAACCCATAATGTCGGGGAAGTTTACGAGGGTCAATTGCGATTTCCGCTTATTATTCGACTGCCGGAGAAAGCTCGTGCCGATCCCGACGCGATCCGTCAGATTCTCGTTGCGACGCCATCGGGTGAGCGAATCCCGCTATCACGATTGGCGACCATCGAAAAGGTCGAAGGGCCGAATACGATCAAACGGGATTGGTACCAGCGGCGGATTACGATCGAAGCCAACGTGCGTGGCCGCGATCTTGGCAGCTTCGTCGCCGAGGCACAGCGTGTCGTTGATGAAAAGGTGCAGCTACCGGCGGGACGATATCGCATCGATTGGGGTGGGCAATTCGAGAATCTACAACGCGCTCAAACGCGGTTGATGATTGTCGTGCCGGTTGCACTGTTGATGATTCTATCGCTGCTCTACATGACGTATCGCAATTGGGTTGACTCGTTTCGAGTCTTCACCGGCGTTCCATTTGCATGGATTGGCGGCATTTTGGCGCTGTGGATTCGTGACATGCCGTTTTCCATTTCGGCTGCGGTCGGATTCATCGCGCTGTCCGGCGTCGCAGTACTGGACGACATGTTGCTTGTTTCAACGATTCGACTACTTCGCCGGCGCGGACGTTCGCTTGACGAAGCAGTCGAAGAAGCAGCCATGACTCGGTTGCGACCGATTCTGATGACAACTCTAGTCGCCAGTCTCGGGTTCGTGCCAATGGCCTTCAGCACCGGAATGGGCGCGGAGGTCCAGAGACCGCTGGCAACAGTTGTGATTGGTGGCGTCTGTAGCGCGATGATCATGAGCTTGCTTGTTCTACGCGTGCTCTATGTCGTGTTCAACCTGCCGGTGGAGAGTCTGCATAAGAATGATGATAGAGGAGACGATGACGGTCATCGTCTTGAACCAGACGAACCGATTGAGCCGGAACTCAGGCATACCCCTGAACCGGCATCGATCTAA